A segment of the Clostridiales bacterium genome:
AAAACAGCGACAGCTTCCTTTACTGCTCCGCCAAAAGAGTAGGGGTATCCTCTTCGCTTTGGTCGTTCTCATCAAGCTGCGACAGGTACTTTGATATGTTCTCATCTATACGCGCAAGTTTTTTGCGCAAAATCTCGGCATTGTAGCAGTTTTCGTCGCTGTTTACCGCATGAAACTTTGGGCCGGTCAACCGATATCAGCTCCCTCTTATATAGCCCCAGCTTTACGCATACCTTGACAAATTCGCCAAATACCTTCTTCAGCGCTGTCGCGTTGTCCTTCCTAAAATCCGCTATCGTCCGAAAAATCGGGCTTTAAACGGTTTAACAGAAAGAAAAGCTCTATGTTTCTTCCACACTCTTCCATCAGCTTGCGGCTTGAGCGTATGCAGTTGAAATATCCGTATATGATAGCTTCAATAAATCCCGCGGATTGTAGGGAGGCCTTCCGATGTCGTTTAACGTACTGTGGCGAAACTCGCTTATGACCAGCCCATCCACAAACGCGTCTATTATCCGCACGGCGAATTCTCCGGCACGTAATCCTCTATACAGTCCTGCAAAAATGTTATCTGCTCCCTGCTGCTCCCCTCTATGTATTTCATCCCTCTTTTCCATCCCTTGTTTACACCATATCTTCTTGGGAAATGAGGTGTCCTTTGACTTTTCAGACAGTCTCGCCAAAACCACAAGATAAAATATTGTGGTTTTTATTTTTTTAAGAAAAAAATTCAAAAAGATTAAATTAAAATTTCTACCTTTGACACCTAGTTTTTAACACTACTAATCAAAAGAAAGTAACTTCTTTACCTAAGGTTGTTAATTGCTTATAACATTCTTATATTATACCCTTATAAATGGTCGTTTATAGTAAGTTTTTCTTTATAATCATTATTATAGATAAATATTTTTTCATTTTTGTCAAACTCAGCTTTTGCTATGTGCACTAGACGATGATGGTTGGGGCATAAAATTATTAAATTTGATATGCTGTTATCAAGACTTGTTATAAACGGTTTAATATGATGCGCTTCAACTATGTGCACACTAAAAATATCATAATGGCGTTGTCCGCAAATCTGGCAACGATAATTATAATATTGTTTTAACTTAGGTACTATTTTATAATTTAACAGTCTTTGTTTTATTGTTGTGTTTATTGTTCGTATTGCCGCGTCGTCATCCTTAAAATTAATAATATCCTCAATTTCTTTTTCAGAATGAGCCGATAATACTTTTTGTTCTTCAATAGTGATTGGTTCTTCAATCATACTACAAAATTCAAGTAATGTCTTTATCTTTGCAGCTAATTCTTCAAATGAAAAAACATTAAACTCAGAAAAAAAGCGCACAACAGCCGGCGTTGGTTTTCGCTTATTCCAGCCTTGTCTTACATGATTTGGGAAAAAAGCATCAAATTCATCTCTGCGCAATTTAATATAATTAGGCTTTGTTTTTACTATAGCCGCAAGCGTATTATAAGCTGAAGTAAAAGTAGAAAAACCAAGATACCTTAAAGCCTCGCGATCATATTTTGACAAGAAAAAGGCTATTAATGAAGCAATCCTATTATCAAATACCCCAAAATTTATTAACTCATCCATAATAGATCCCTTTAATAGTATTATATCATGTAATAAAGAAAATAAAAAATTACTAATTCCTATTGACCTTTTAGCATTTTACATAATTAAAATAATTTAATACTTTTCCCATATTAGTTTATTTGCGTACAAGTTTTTTCATTTTTTATGTCTTTTTTAATACTATTCTATCAAGAGCTAAGGGACATTTTGGAATTACGCCTAGTTATCTCATTTTTTATTATAATATCTTTGTATTGTTTTCTTTTTGAATTTAAAATAATTTATTAATAATAAATGTATAATTTATGCGATAATATGGCCGCAAAAAACCGTCAAAAGTGGGAGGAAAACAAAAAAATTATGTTTAAAAATTTTATCAATTTGGCTTTTATATCGCTCGTTTTTCTTTAAATGTCAATTTTATATATGAGTTAATTTCTCCTAAAACTAAACTTTGAGAATAACCTTTACGTTTTTTAGGCGTGCCTGGACGATAAGTTCCAAGAATAAAGTCAATTTTTTGACAAAATAAACCGCCCTGTTTGGGCGGGTTTTGCTTAATGTCTTATTGCATTTACTTATTACCTTAAATATATTACTTATCTTGTATTACATTAACCTTTAATTTGGCTGTGATTTCGGGGTAGGGTTTGATTTCTATTTGGTAAGTTCCGATGTTTTTGATGGGCTGAGGCAAGACTATCTTTTTTCTGTCAACTTCAATGCCTAGTTTTTTGAGTTCGTCGGCTATATTGGCCGACTGAATTGAGCCAAAAACCTTGCCGCTTTCGCCGCATTTGACTTTTAGGGTAATCTCGGTCTTATTGATTTGGTCGGCTTTTTGTAGCCATTCTTGGCGCTCTTGCGCCCTTTTTCTTTCCTCGGCCTCTTGTTTTTGTTTTATTTCTTTGATTTTGGCGGGCGTGGCTTCTATGGCAAGCTTGTTTTTTAACAAATAGTTGCGGGCATACCCATCGCTAACTTCTATAAGCTCTCCCGCTTTGCCTTTGGAATTTAAATCTTTTAATAATATTACCTTCATTTTTACTCCTTTTTTTAATTATAGCATACGCGATAGGGGTTTTCAACAAAAGCGCATAACGGGCGCTTTAAAATATTTCAAAGAATAAAAACCAAAAGCCAATGGCTGTTTCGTATAGTAATTAATTTACTAACATAAATAAAAATAATAGCAAACTCGCCTAGTTTCTCGCGTTAACTTAAACGCTCCCAAGAATAAAAACCAAAATCCGATAGCATACTATGTATATACATTCTTTAAAAAAGGCGGGTTTTTTATGAAAGACTTAAAATGCGCTATGAAAGTATGCGTCTATAACAAAGGCTATTGCTGCTGCGCGGATGAAATTAAGGTCGGAACGGACTCAAAATGCCATACATATACTATTGACCAATCCAAAAAAGACGATGTAATGTTTGAAATAGGCATGGACCAAACCAAGCCTGACTACAGCGTAAACACCAAGGTGGATTGCATCGCGCCCTGCATATTCCAAAAACACGATAAATGCCACGCCATAGGAATCACCGTGCTGGCGGCGGACAAGGACGCCGAATGCGCGACATTTATATTAAAATAAAAAAATCCCTATTTTTCCATAGGGATTAATTGTTTTTATAAAAAGTTCAACTATCCATAAAACAATCACAACGAAATTATTTCGGCTATATTATATAGGCTTTGGTCAAATTTGCGCTTCAGGGATACTGCCTCGCTAATATCCATATCTATAATTTTGTTGTTTTTTATGCCTACCACGCGGTTGCCCACGCCTTTTTTCAAAAGCTTGACGGCATGCACGCCGCATCTGGTGGCTAAGATACGGTCAACCATTGAAGGCCTGCCGCCGCGCTGTATATGTCCCAAAACGGTGGATTTGACTTCAAAATTGGTGCGGGCGCTGATTTCTTTGGCCAAATCCTCCGCATGGCCCGCGCCCTCGGCAAGCACTATGATGCCTGATTTTTTGCCCTCGTCATAGCTTTCTATTAGTTTTTTGCAAACAGATTCCACGGTAAATTTCTTCTCGGGCACCAAAATCATCTCGGCGCCGCCCGCGATGCCCGCATACAGCGCGATATCGCCGCAATGCCTGCCCATTACTTCCACGATGCTGATTCTCTCATGCGAAGTCATGGTATCCCTTAATTTGTTGATGGCGTCCAGCGCGGTATTGCACGCTGTGTCAAACCCAATAGTAAAATCGGTATAGGGCAAGTCATTGTCA
Coding sequences within it:
- a CDS encoding 50S ribosomal protein L9, yielding MKVILLKDLNSKGKAGELIEVSDGYARNYLLKNKLAIEATPAKIKEIKQKQEAEERKRAQERQEWLQKADQINKTEITLKVKCGESGKVFGSIQSANIADELKKLGIEVDRKKIVLPQPIKNIGTYQIEIKPYPEITAKLKVNVIQDK
- a CDS encoding DUF1540 domain-containing protein, whose protein sequence is MKDLKCAMKVCVYNKGYCCCADEIKVGTDSKCHTYTIDQSKKDDVMFEIGMDQTKPDYSVNTKVDCIAPCIFQKHDKCHAIGITVLAADKDAECATFILK
- the pfkA gene encoding 6-phosphofructokinase; amino-acid sequence: MKKIGIITSGGDAPGMNAGIRAIVRYGIYLDMEVYGIERGYAGLIEDTIYPLNMRSVSDIVHRGGTILKTARCPEFKEKKGQDRAIEVIKKRGLEGIIVMGGDGSFIGAKILSERGIPTIGIPCTIDNDLPYTDFTIGFDTACNTALDAINKLRDTMTSHERISIVEVMGRHCGDIALYAGIAGGAEMILVPEKKFTVESVCKKLIESYDEGKKSGIIVLAEGAGHAEDLAKEISARTNFEVKSTVLGHIQRGGRPSMVDRILATRCGVHAVKLLKKGVGNRVVGIKNNKIIDMDISEAVSLKRKFDQSLYNIAEIISL